Within the Methanomicrobium sp. W14 genome, the region CTTGACTATATTTCAGGTGACGACGGCGAGGAGTCGTTACCAAAACTTTCCGGAGATGTCCAGTACGACCTCGGCTGCAGTGCCGGAAGAGAACTTTCAAAAATTCACGGGGTTGATGCACCCGCAGGTACAGACGGCTGGTATGAGCACCAGTCTGAAAAAATGAAGAAAAAATGGGACGCATTTAAAGAGTCCGGTATAAAAACCGGTATCATAGATATTGACAGGCTTTCAGGCTACCTTCTGGAAAATGAAAGCTGCATGAACTGCAAAAGGCAGTCTTTTCTTCACGGGGATTACCATCCCGGAAACCTCATCGTAACTGACAAAAAATTAAGTGGAATCGTGGATTTCAACAGGTACGGCTGGGGAGACCCAGTATACGATTTTTTGAAGGCCGGATATTTCACGACGCAGGTAAGCGTCCCGTTTGCGAGGGGGCAGGTTGACGGCTACAACAGTGGGCGCCCCTCTTCAGAATTCTGGAAGAAATACGCCTTCTATGTTGCAGCGATGATAATACCTGATATATTATGGTCGCACTGGTATTCGCTGAAGACGGGTTCACCAGATCAGACGGAACTTTCGTGGGAGAGAGTGAAAAGAGTTTATAGTGATCATGACGGGTTTGAGTCGGATGTTCCTGTATGGTACAGTGAATGAAAAACGTATATTTTCTTTTCTTTAAGTGCTTTATTCAATAAAATCCTGTCCAAAAAGCTTTTTATTTCCGGCTGGGGGTTTTCATATCCGCAAGTATTATATTTCAGTTCTGTCTTCTGATGTATCTATGAAGAGGGGGTTTACGGCATTTCTGGTTCTTTTATCACTGACTGCACTACTGTTCATTTCAGGATGTACTGAATCAGAAAATTCTGGTGGTGATTTGACCGGACAGAACGTTTCACAGACTTCATCCGTTCAAAGCAGTGTTTCTCTGTTGCCTGATTCGGAATATGTAAATGAATTTGAGTCCGAAGACGGAAGTTTTTCAATGAAATGGAGTATTAACGAAGATATAGTATATTTCAAAATGACCGGGGATTCGAAAGGCTGGGTTGCGGTCGGATTTAATCCGACATCTGTTATGAAGGACGCAGACATTTATCTCGGGTACATGGACGGCGATTTGGGGAGTATCCATGACATGTACTCAACAGGGCGTTTTGGCCCCCATCCCGATGACACAAAACAAGGTGGAGAGTTTAGTGTCCTCAACTATACAGTTTCAGAGTCAGGCGGAAAAACTACCGTTGAATTTTCAAGGTATCTTGATACCAAAGACACTTATGACTCCGTCATAGAAGAAGGAGAAACGGTGGATTTTATATGGGCAATAGCTGACAGGGACGACCCTGATTTCAAACACAGTGTTGCAAAGGGAAGCGGAACCATAGTTTTATAATTTAAAGGAAGAGGATCACTCCAAGTAAGCCATGAAAAAGCGCCAGCAGGACCGTAAACTTTCCCAGGCGGAAATGCCATTTCATAGGTATTTTGTGGTATCCTCTCCTGTTTAACATAACTATAAGAAAAGTTGCAATAAGAAACGAAAGCGTTGTAATTCCTGCCACCGCAATTGCAGGCAGCCCGAATACCGGGTAATAGATTATATCATGATACGTTTTATTTTTCCCCCTTATTATTGATTTTTAGAATGTCCGGCATAATTCATATATCTGCCGTTAAGGGAAATCTGGAATTTTCCTGGCGGATTTCTGCCGGTCAGAATATCATAATCGTTTTTATTTAAGCTAAAATAGGTAAAAATGGGTTAGGTCAGACATCTTTTTTAGGGTTTCTGATGTATGAAGCGAATGTTCCTATTATGCAGAGGACTACGAATATGGCGAATGCCAGATTTATTGCATGCATCAGGGAGGAGACATCTGCTTCTGCAAGCACTTCCTCTCCTATGGTAAGAGAGAATGCAAGCATGGATATTCCCATAGACGACATCATACCGCACATCCTCATCGTCCCGAGTACACCTGAAGCGACACCGTATTTTCTCTCGTCGACGCTGTTCATGACGGCGTGCGTGTTCGGAGAGGAGAAGAGTGCATACCCTGTCCCGAGAATTGCAAGGTTTATTATGATTAAAAAGACCGACGTGGACGGTTTCAGGAATGCGAACATCATAAGTCCTGCAGTTATTATAACCATTCCGGATGTCGAAAGAATAGCCGAGTCGTATTTGTCCGAAAGTTTTCCTGTAAGAGGAGAGAGCACAGTCTGAAGAATCGGCTGTGCGATAAGGATGGTCCCGGCCGTAAACGAGTCGAATCCCTCTATTGTCTGCAGGTAAATGCTTAAAAGAAAACTTATCGCAAAAGTTGCACTGTAGTTTATGAATGCAGCCAGGTTTGAGAACGCAAAAACCCTGTTCTTTGTAAAGAGAGATATCTGGAAGACAGGATATTTCGTCCTGTTTTCGCGTATGACAAACCCGATGAAGGAGAGTGCCGAGAGTGCGAAGAGTATAAACCCTGAAGTGTCGGGCATCTCCTGGAATCCTACCATCACGAAAAGGATCATCAGGGCGTAAAGGACTGAACCTGTAAGGTCAAATTTTGCTTCGTTGTCCTTTATTTCTTCGAATCTCAGGTATTTCATTCCCGAGACGAAGACGATGATACCTATTATGGCATTTGCATAGAATATGCTCCTCCAGCCCAGAAACTCTGTAATAAACCCGCCTATGAAAGGACCGAGCGTGAGTCCCGAATAGACGAATGCAACGTTTATCCCGAGAGCGGTCCCCCTGTGCTCGGGGGGTATTACCCTTGTAATAATGGCGATTGCGGTCCCGAATATCATCGCGGCGCCGAACCCCTGGACAAAGCGGCACATTATAAGATACTCAACCGAAGGCACCAGGGTGCACAGAAGAGACCCTATCGTATATATTACAATTCCGGCCAGAAACATGGGGGCCCGGCCTTTCATATCCGCAAGCCGCCCCATAGGGACTATAAAAATCGAGGCTACAAGAAGATATGAAGTCGGAACCCATGCCAGAAGTATGGCATTGCTTGTGAATTCAAGCCCTATCTGGGTGATTGCAATATTTATTGAAGAGCCCATAAAGGGTGTCAGAAACGACCCAAGGGACGTAATGAGAAGTATTGCTTTCTGGCGTGAATCCATTGTTATTAAATATAATATTTGATCGGTAAAATTCTTTGCCGAGACGGCAAATTAATTAAAACAGAGTTTTTATAAATTTTTAAGCAGTCTTGGGAGTTTTTGCGGAAACACTTTCAGGGAATGTCAGCTGTTTTGGATGATCTCGTATTTCGTGTTTCTCTGCACAAGTGTCTTTTCTGCATCCGAAACGATTCTTTCCATCTCTTTCGGGTCAAGGTAATCTGTGTTCACGGCACCGGCCCCCTTTGATATCGACTCCTCGAACATTGTCCCGCCGATGTCGTTTGCACCTGCGATAAGTGCCAGCTGGGCGAATTTTGTGCCGTGCTTTACCCGGGACACCTGGATATTGTCAAAATTATGTAGGTAGAGACGGGATACGGCGTACATAAGAAGGTCTTCTCTTCCTGTGGCACCAGCCCTTGCAACTCCGCTTTTGTAAAGCGGAGTGTTGTAGTGGACGAATGAAAGAGGGACGAATTCCGTAAAGCCGCCTGTTTCAGACTGTATGTCCTTTAGTATCTTCAGGTGAGAGACTACGTCTTTTTGGCTTTCGACATGGCCGTACATTATCGTTGCCGTAGTCATTATCCCGATCCTGTGTGCTTCTTTGGCTTTTTCCCTGATGATGTCTTCTGTGTAAAAATAGGTCCCTTCTTCGCCGTCTTTTTTGCAGAACCCGCAGAAACCGCATGAGTTTATGCAGTGGTTCGTGACGTTTATGTTCTGGTTTCTTACGTATGTCACTGTATTCCCGCATTTTTCAGTGCAGAGGTCGTCGGCAGCCTTTGCAATTTTGAATACGCTGCTTCCTTTTGTTTTGAGTAAAGAAAGGGCCTCTTCTTCGGATAATTCGTGTCCTGCGAGTGTGTCTTTCAGAAGTGTATCGGGCTTTGGCATAAGTCGTAAGCTAATACAATAAGAGTAATCTGATATAGCGTTTGTGTCAGTTGCAAGAATTTTTTTGTTTTGGGTTCGTGATTCGTAAAAGATTTGCAGTATAAGTGAATTATTTTAAGTAAAAGATTTAAAAAAACAGTCACCTGGTAAAATAGTGTGGTAAAATAGTGAGGATTGTGCAGGAAACCGGGCTGAAATAATCTTTTTTTCTGTTTATTATGGTGGTTATTTTTGCGATGTTTCAAAACCATTAATATTCTGGAAATTTATACAAAGTAGGGATAGATTAAACCGTGGACTTGTGGTCTAGCTGGTTATGACGTCGCCTTCACACGGCGGAGATCGGGCGTTCGAATCGCCCCGAGTCCATTTCCTTCGTTGTTTTGTAAAATAAAGACTAGATTGTTGTTTGTTTTATTTCTAAGCTCATTTAAAGCGTTATCTGTAAATCGGGACAAGTTAAGCCCTTTATTCCTGATATACTCAAAATTTTCAGGGCTAATTGTAATGTCCTTTCTTTTTCGTAAATCCTGAATTGGCTTTCTTTTTCGTTTTTCTCTCTTTTCCATTTCTCTTTTCTCCTATGTGTATGAATGTGTATTTATACACATAATTTACCGGACTTAATGTCAGTTTAATAGACCATAAACTGAAGGTTCCAAAAAGGTTACTCTTACTTTGAAAGGTGGTTAACAGGCTGCTGTGCAACCCGCTATTTTTGTAATATGGGATTAGTTTCTGATTATGAAACGGCTGAAATATCTTTTAGGTAAATATCACATAGATGTACTAACACCGGCTGAAGAATCCGAACTTAAGGAGATCATAATTCATAGAGAACCCAGGGCGGCTGAGTGGACTATAAAAGAAATATATGATTTAGGTCTTGTAATTGTAGGGGCTGATTGTATCTTTAAAAAATTGTTGGCTTAAATTTTTTTTATTCTTTCTCTTTTTTAATTTTGTTTTCTTCTTCTGTTTGCCATATCTCCTTATCAAAGTCATAATATTCACAAAAACTATCATAGATAGTTTGATAATTTTTGTATAAACCATGGTTTGGAGGAAAACTAAATATCATAATTCCTTTTTCTCTTAGAAGCTGAGCATCTTCAAAATCTTGAGCGTAATAATTATAAAATTCTGTTTTAAGAAACTCCATAATTTCTTCTGGTTTGCTAAAGGTCTTTGCTTGACCAAACACTTTCACAAAAAAAGCATTTAATTGTGAATCAATAATTCCTCTTTCTTTGTAAAAATCAAAATTATTTATCAGATTTTCAATTTTTTGAAGATTAACATTGAAATCTTTACTTAGTTCGTAGATATTTGCAATAGCTCCTTTTGGTATTGAAAAATATTGGTTGAGTAATATGTATCTTAGATTTACAAAATAAAAATATGCAGTTGTACTAAAATATTTATAGTGAAAGTTATTTCCCTCATTCCAATCAGTATCAGAAAATTGTTTTGGCATCCAATTCCATTTTTTTGTCAATTTATATTCATCAAATCGTGAATTAACAATAGGAATGAATTTATTTAATTGATTCTTATTATTTTCAATTTCTTTTAATAATGTTTTTAAAGCATTGACATAATCAAGTCTTTTTATTTCATCTTGATTGAAATATACTGTAATTGTTGAAAACATAATTGAAAGTGTTATTCCAAGTGCAAAGGAGAATGGAGAAAAATAGATGCTGTTTCCATCAAAGAATATTCTATTCTGAGACAAATTTTCATTAGTTTGTAAAAAAAGATTACACAATAACATAAGAAACATATAAGTGGTAAATGATATCATGAAAACCGCTGAAATATATATTAGCCAAATAAAACGATGTTTTTTTAATGGATGATATAATTTTAATTGAATTGATTTCTTAAATGATTTTAATAGATCTTTCTTTGTTGTTTCTTCCCCCATATTTGATTATTGAAAAGTTCAGGACGTTAAATGTTTTTGTTTCTTACTTTCGCACCGCACAGGCAAGACGTTTAAGAGAACTGTTTAAATTTTATATGGGGTTTAGCCTTTGTCCCAAATTATGGAAATTAAAAGTGCTGATGTGTCCCGGTTCACGAACAAAGGCAGGCAGAAAGATTTTATGGTCGGAGGCGGACAGTGTGGAGCTAAACCGGCACAGGATAACAGGAATGCACGAAAAATTAAGATCTTTTGTATCTGTTATGAGCCTGATTAATACCCATTGCTTTTACAATTTTGACAAATTGGTTTTCTTCATCAATCCAATAAAAAATGTGTGGCCATTGATATATAGAGGCGGTAAGTTTTTGGATTTGACCCCTTCAGAAATTTTTTATTGCATCTTCTATTTGATTTCTTAAGATATTCTCCGGGGCATAACAAAATTATTTCTTTTTGTGGAGTCTGTATTTTTTAGGAATGTTTGATATGTATTTCAGTGCGTCATCGCTGAAAATGATATCATACATCCCCAAAGACCTCATCGAAGAAGTGATACTTCTTTGTGGATTTATCAGCCACTTTGCAATCTGCAATTATTTTTTTTACATCCCAGTTTTCATCACCTGGTGTTTCTAATACCTGATCTGCCATATTTGACAGGGAATCGTAGGACTGGCCGACCTTCCGCAATCTGGAAAGTTTCATCCGTGTCTCATGGCTTATCGTTATCGTTTCACCATCGGTTGCTATTGTGATTATTATTAATACAAGATGATTTTAGACTTTTTGTGTGACTAAAGTTTAGCGATATAGTATTCGGGTCTCTTCCGGGTAGTGTCTAAAATTAATTACTGACGCATTTCTTTCGATTTAATAGGCAGCTTCAACACTATACTTATTGAAGAGATATCCTCTGACCCTTCATATGACAGCTCCATGTTCTTCCCTGAGTTCTGGGATTTTGTCGAAATGTTCACTGAACCTTTTACTGAAAAGGATAAACTAGTGGAAAACCGGGCGATTGTCCGGTTCCACCGACTTTTATAATCTTTGCTGTCTCTTTTTCAGAAAAAAAGATTATTGATATTTGTCGAGCCATTCCTTTCTTTGTATTTCGTATTCTTTAAGGTCAGTGTCTTTTTCCGGGTCGTTGAACCATGTCTTAGTCCTTGCCCGTGAATCCGGCCTTGCAAGAAGTTTAAGCGCCTCTGTCTCCTCTTCGCTTCCGGATTTTATGACCCTGCCATGTAGTTTCACGACTTCCGGAGAGTCTTTTTCGTCAAGTGCGGACAGGAATACCCAGCCTCCCGTCTCAGAATACTTCTCCATTTTCTCCGCAAGATTCTTCATCTTTGTGTCATATTTCCCGGAATCAAGAGTTCTCTGCCTGTCAAATTCTTCAAGCTGTTCTTCGTTTAAAAGGATCTTTTTCTTGTCAGAAGTCCTTGTCCTGACAAAGATATCTGCATTGCAGTACGGGCATGGCATCTTTTTCTGCGGAAAGCTTTCAAGGCTTTTTTTGCATGACGGGCAGACAGCGTCGGGATTTCCGGCGGGAGTATAGTCCCGGTAGCCTGCATCCGAGATAAGCTCTTCAATGTATTTGCTGTAATCTCTTTTTACCGTTACTTTTACCGCTTTATCAGGCCCGGATTTTTTTGAAGTTTCTTCCCGCTGTTTAACATTCTCCGGTTTCGGGCTGACTGTCTTTATTGGTTCCTCCTTTTTGGGAAGGATGGCTTCTTTGATTATTTGTAATATTCCCATAGCAATTTCTGAATTAGTATTAATTGAGGATAA harbors:
- a CDS encoding DOMON domain-containing protein; the encoded protein is MKRGFTAFLVLLSLTALLFISGCTESENSGGDLTGQNVSQTSSVQSSVSLLPDSEYVNEFESEDGSFSMKWSINEDIVYFKMTGDSKGWVAVGFNPTSVMKDADIYLGYMDGDLGSIHDMYSTGRFGPHPDDTKQGGEFSVLNYTVSESGGKTTVEFSRYLDTKDTYDSVIEEGETVDFIWAIADRDDPDFKHSVAKGSGTIVL
- a CDS encoding MFS transporter, whose amino-acid sequence is MDSRQKAILLITSLGSFLTPFMGSSINIAITQIGLEFTSNAILLAWVPTSYLLVASIFIVPMGRLADMKGRAPMFLAGIVIYTIGSLLCTLVPSVEYLIMCRFVQGFGAAMIFGTAIAIITRVIPPEHRGTALGINVAFVYSGLTLGPFIGGFITEFLGWRSIFYANAIIGIIVFVSGMKYLRFEEIKDNEAKFDLTGSVLYALMILFVMVGFQEMPDTSGFILFALSALSFIGFVIRENRTKYPVFQISLFTKNRVFAFSNLAAFINYSATFAISFLLSIYLQTIEGFDSFTAGTILIAQPILQTVLSPLTGKLSDKYDSAILSTSGMVIITAGLMMFAFLKPSTSVFLIIINLAILGTGYALFSSPNTHAVMNSVDERKYGVASGVLGTMRMCGMMSSMGISMLAFSLTIGEEVLAEADVSSLMHAINLAFAIFVVLCIIGTFASYIRNPKKDV
- a CDS encoding phosphotransferase family protein, which encodes MEQLREIEDTIFAFTGCKGVERIEKGFSFDKKYLVFGDSGKKYILRISPLSEAGILDKKKAEFEVIKRVSSVSSLVPKTYYFGVSGDESFCYMLLDYISGDDGEESLPKLSGDVQYDLGCSAGRELSKIHGVDAPAGTDGWYEHQSEKMKKKWDAFKESGIKTGIIDIDRLSGYLLENESCMNCKRQSFLHGDYHPGNLIVTDKKLSGIVDFNRYGWGDPVYDFLKAGYFTTQVSVPFARGQVDGYNSGRPSSEFWKKYAFYVAAMIIPDILWSHWYSLKTGSPDQTELSWERVKRVYSDHDGFESDVPVWYSE